The region tccatacagtcaaagctatggttttcccagtagtcatgtatggatgtgagtgtcagaccataaagaaagctgagcactgaagaactgatgcttttgaactatggtgttggagaagactcttgagagtcccttggactgcaaggagatcaaaccagtcaattctaaaggaaatgagtcctgaacattcattggaaggactgatgctaaagcagaagctccaatactttggccaccaaagaagaactgactcattggaaaagaccctatgctaggaaatattgaaggcaggagaaggggataacagaggatgagatggtcggatggcatcaccaactcaatggacatgagtttgagcaagctccgggagttggtgatggacagggaagcctggtgccctgcagtccatggggtcgcaaagagctggagatgactgagcgactgaactgtacttagcgtgaaaggagagtgaaaaagctcatttaaaactcaacattctaaaaacaaaaatcatggtgtccagtcccatcacttcatggcaaatatattgggaaaaagtggaaacagtgacaaattttattttcttggtctccaaaatcactgtggatagtgactgcagacctaaaattaaaagacacttgcttcttggaagaaaagctatgacaaacctagacagcatattaaaaagcagagacatcactttgccaacaaaggtctgtatagtcaaactatggttccTCCAGTagttgtatggatgtgagctggaccataaaggcaGCCAAGGACCAAGGCAAACTTTTGGAGGACCATAAACTATGTGTGAGAAAATTGTATTCTATATAATGAGGCTATGAGAGCTGGGACCAGGAATATGGATATAACAAAAAGTAGACCTGATGCAAGAATCCAGGCATATATTAGGAAGCACCTGCCTCTTAGGGAGTTACTCTAGAGCGCCCCCTGCATCAAGGTAGGGCCAGATGATGAGTGCTTATCATTAGAACGTGAACAGAAATAATGTGTATCATTTCTGATAGAAGGAAGTTAATAAGCAGAGTATATTCTTTACTCTCTCTAAAGAATCTCAGAGCAACAATTTAAAtttcccatccaggctggaatactgctTCTCAACTGAAGACACAAATCTGTACTTCTGACAACTGGGTGACTGGAAGCAAATTTGGGATCTTAAGCAAGGAGGTAATGGAAATGGAAGTCACTCAGGAGTAGTAAAGACCAAAACCTTAAAACATAGAGGGTGTAAAGAGCAGAAGCCACTGAAGGCATTAATAAGCAAACTAAATCATAATGGTTTCCTTACATAATTCATATCACACTATGTTGGCTGTTTTAAATGCTTATAAATAGACCAGATGGCTTTGTTCttttcaaatacattatttttctacCTTGATTTCAAGATCTCTAGGACATGAACCACTCTTCCCCTTTAGATACAGCAAGGAattgcattcccttctcccatcTACCCCCACAAAAGCCCAAATCTCTCATAAAGGAAGTTTCTTAATTCCTGCATCATCCCCTGCAGGTAATCCTACTCTCAGAGCTTTCTTGGCTAATCGGAGTGTGGGATTAGAGAAACTCTGTAATGCAGTTGATCAAGGCTCGCCAAGGGGAAAACCTCGTAAGACTAGTGAGATTGAGACCCTAtggataatttataatttaaattcttACCTGTAGCCAAGTGGTCTTCAGTAATTAAAAGTATAAACTGAGCATCAGTATTTCCATCTAATTGATAATTTGGGGGTTAGTGATAGAAATACACTGCTTAGAACATAACATGGTATTCAGTAATTGGCAGCttttataattatgttttaaGAAGAGTCCAAAACAGAACTTTCTTTTTACCATTGTTGACAGTTTTCAGAAATGAGTAAATAGCTATAAGCCTAAGAATGAAGAGTAGTTTCTCACAGGATAGAGAAAGAGTCACAAGATTCACACTCAAGGCCACAACACAGTCAATCTTTTACTAGATATTAAAGTTTAAAACCACACAGTTTAACAGTCATGTTAACTTTACCACTAGGTGGCAATGATACAGCTGAATTTCACTCACACGGTTAATTTTAAAACTGAGCAAATCCAGTAATTCCAAGATTTTTAGTacctattttcattttagaaaaatgaaaaatacttttatatacaATTTAATTTACACCAGAATGTGTAATTATCTGATTCATATGTATGCTAATTTCTGatgctttctcttctgtttaCTGAGGCAATGCATGCAACAAACACAATTTTAAACAGTTGTCGACACAgataagtcttttttaaaaatctaaacatacatcgtaaagaacagaaattatggaaagctaaaatatttctgaaactctAGAATTCACTTTAGAAAGCTTTAGAAAATCACTACAAAATGCAAGTGTTCCaatgaaaaagttaaaacatttcaaaaatgacttttttaaaatttagggccaaagtttttaaattacaaatgaaattaatatttatataggcAGTCTTTTCAATGCCTTGAGTAAACCTACATTGTTAAACAAGTATCAAAATTCTGACAAACCATTTTATCTGAAATAGCATTTTACAAAtgtcaaaataataatgatgaaattCCTTAGAATCTGCCACTTTCCATAATTATTTCTGCTTTCCTCATAACAGATCATAATTTAtggcttattaaaaataaaaactcttttcactcttcttttcacaTCATATAAAAGGAGAAAGTATCACCAAACTTTTCAAATTataactttcaagtatatagtaaaaaagaaaaaaaacttacaaataCCCAAAATATTCCCTCACATATAGGTGGGTGCTCACATAACCATATGTAACATTACAAAACCTGTACTATAATTAGATGAATAAATACTAGACCTATACTGTTATCCAATTAATAATAAGATCCAATTAAGACAAGTCTATTTATTCCCTTTGTATAAATAACCTAAAGTTCCCCAAATTTTCACTTCCCTGTTTCTACAAATGAATAAGTCAGAATATCAGCTTTCCaatagttttctaaattttctagcTTTCGAAGTTAGCACCACTTCCTATATTTACTTCATTTCCAGAGAAATCTCCCctctaaaacaaagaaaagcatgATTCCTAAGTTATTTTATTAATTCACAGAtcagttttttcattttgaattattaTAGATCACTCAttccaaatatacaaataatCACTTAAGATGGTTAGCACAATAAAAGATAACTGGCTGCCCTCACACAACAAACAAAAGATTTCAGGAAAGTGCTCTATCTGTTCACTGTTACCTGTATCTTCTGCTAGAAATTTTATGGAATACCACTGTAATGGAAGGGGTAATTGTAGATCTATGAAAGtgaatacatatgcatatgtaacTTACACCTATACAAAATCAGCTTCTGATTATCTACACAAATAATGGGACAGATGCTACAAAACACATAAGCCTTAAACCGcttcagatactttttttttttgtatctatatttcaCAGGGCTGTGTCTGAGAATTCAGAACACCAAGTAAAGCCATATTGCAAAGAGGTCAAGAGTTACACAATTACCAAAACAATGCTAACGCAGATATGCCATTACTGACTTGAGTTTGccatcttttgtttatttctgatgGTGGCTCGAAGTTTACGTATCACCAGTCTATCAGGCAGAATCATATCACCTTGTTGTTCTAGATAATCCAATAAATTTTCAGTCCATTGGAGAGCAGCTGCATGATTAATATGTTTCTCTGGAATCAGttctatttcctcctcctcctcttcactgGATTCATCTGTCTGACCTTGTGCTCTTTTGATGATTTCGCTGTCAGTTAAGACTTCATAGCCTGGTTCAGTACTGTCCACTTCAAGCCATTTTTCAATGTTCTCAGTAGGCACATTTTCCAATCCTTTGGTGTGTTGTAAAATGGTAGCAATGGCAGCCACTGAGATATCTTCCTCATCAAAGTCCAGGCCTTCTTTCTCCTCTATGGTAGGGAGAATCTTCTTCCATGCTCTGCTGATGGTAACTGGCTTTACTAAATTCCATGCCATTGCTATTTCATAAAGTGCATCTAGTAGAGTTAGCCTCTTCCAGAATGACCTCAGGTCATTGCCTTCTTCCAAGTTGTTCTGGAGAAGACGTGCTCGGTAGTTTCTCTTCATTGTAGCTATGACTCCCTGATTCAAGGGCTGAATCAATGAAGCCACATTAGGTGGtaaatatttagcaaatatttggcCATCATCTGACCTCAGGACATTTTCATTTGGATGTGTTGGTGAATTATCCAATAAGAGTACAGCCTTTTCTTGCAACCCTTTGGATCTTAAGTGCTCTCGAACTTGGGGCACAAAAATCTTATCAAACCACTGTCGGAAAATGGAAAGATCCATCCATGCGCCTTTTTGGCTGAAATAAGAGACTGGCAGGTTTGAAGTGTCAGTTGACTTGAAGGAGCGAGGCTTCTTTGCTTTCCCCACAACACAAAGCTTAAGTTTGTGTAAACCTGTTGCATTGGCACAACACATGATAGTGACTCTTTCTTCCATTGACTTGTGCCCAGGGGCTGTGCATTTACCTTTGATTACCAAAGTCCTGGAAGGCAGGCATTTCCAAAACAGTCCAGTTTCATCTGCATTGTAGATTTGCTCGGGCTGCAAATTCTCTCGTTCAATATAGTCTCGAAAGTTGCTGCAAAAATCCTCCACAGCAGTCTCATCTCCACTTAATCTTTCGTTTCTAATATTAATCTCTCTAATGCTGTGCCGCTGCTTAAAACGAGTTAACCAACCAGCAGAGGGGTTAAAATCACCATCCATTCCCAAAGCATAAAAGAAGAATTCTGCC is a window of Cervus canadensis isolate Bull #8, Minnesota chromosome 11, ASM1932006v1, whole genome shotgun sequence DNA encoding:
- the JRKL gene encoding jerky protein homolog-like, which codes for MSGKRKRVVLTIKDKLDIIKKLEDGGSSKQLAVIYGIGETTVRDIRKNKEKIITYASSSDSTSLLAKRKSMKPSMYEELDKAMLEWFNQQRAKGNPVSGPICAKRAEFFFYALGMDGDFNPSAGWLTRFKQRHSIREINIRNERLSGDETAVEDFCSNFRDYIERENLQPEQIYNADETGLFWKCLPSRTLVIKGKCTAPGHKSMEERVTIMCCANATGLHKLKLCVVGKAKKPRSFKSTDTSNLPVSYFSQKGAWMDLSIFRQWFDKIFVPQVREHLRSKGLQEKAVLLLDNSPTHPNENVLRSDDGQIFAKYLPPNVASLIQPLNQGVIATMKRNYRARLLQNNLEEGNDLRSFWKRLTLLDALYEIAMAWNLVKPVTISRAWKKILPTIEEKEGLDFDEEDISVAAIATILQHTKGLENVPTENIEKWLEVDSTEPGYEVLTDSEIIKRAQGQTDESSEEEEEEIELIPEKHINHAAALQWTENLLDYLEQQGDMILPDRLVIRKLRATIRNKQKMANSSQ